A portion of the Celeribacter baekdonensis genome contains these proteins:
- a CDS encoding type II secretion system F family protein: MVLSIEPLIYGVIFIAVLLLVEGIYLTVFGKSISLNSKVNRRFELLEKGTGDREAVLNQLRKEMGQHLQSRQIPLYSILAEKAQKANIAFSPPQLIMLMGFLAMVAFVGLSIGTATSAPIRVGVSFAMGVGGVFVWIQGKAKKRLAMIEEQLPDAVELMVRSLRVGHPFSNALTIVAKEVPDPLGTEMGVIADESAYGRDVGEALKDMAERLDMQDLRFLAVAVAIQQQSGGNLAEVLEGLSKVIRSRFKLFRRVKAITAEAKWSGNFLSAFPVGALILISVTKPTYFDTVKDTAVFIPACLVVAGFLIANLFVMRSLVNIKV; this comes from the coding sequence ATGGTCCTGTCCATAGAACCGCTCATTTACGGCGTCATTTTCATCGCCGTGCTCCTTTTGGTCGAGGGGATTTATCTTACGGTGTTCGGCAAATCCATTTCGCTGAACTCCAAAGTGAACCGCCGCTTTGAACTTTTGGAAAAAGGTACGGGCGACCGTGAAGCTGTGCTCAATCAGCTGCGCAAAGAGATGGGGCAACATCTTCAGTCACGGCAAATCCCGCTCTATTCGATCCTGGCCGAAAAGGCCCAAAAGGCCAACATTGCCTTTTCGCCACCGCAGCTGATCATGCTCATGGGCTTTTTGGCCATGGTCGCCTTTGTCGGTCTCTCGATCGGCACCGCGACCTCCGCCCCAATCCGCGTGGGCGTGTCGTTTGCCATGGGGGTCGGTGGCGTATTCGTGTGGATTCAGGGCAAAGCCAAAAAGCGCCTTGCCATGATCGAAGAGCAACTGCCCGATGCGGTCGAATTGATGGTGCGATCCTTGCGTGTGGGGCACCCGTTTTCCAATGCCTTGACGATTGTCGCCAAAGAGGTCCCCGATCCTTTGGGCACGGAAATGGGCGTGATCGCCGATGAGTCCGCCTATGGTCGCGACGTTGGCGAAGCACTCAAAGATATGGCCGAACGGCTCGACATGCAGGATTTGCGCTTTTTGGCCGTGGCCGTGGCCATCCAACAGCAATCGGGCGGCAACTTGGCCGAAGTGCTTGAAGGCCTCTCAAAGGTGATCCGCTCGCGCTTCAAACTGTTCCGCCGGGTGAAAGCGATCACCGCCGAAGCGAAATGGTCGGGCAACTTTTTGTCAGCCTTCCCGGTCGGTGCGCTCATTCTGATCTCTGTGACCAAACCCACCTACTTTGACACCGTTAAAGACACCGCAGTCTTTATCCCGGCCTGTCTGGTCGTCGCAGGTTTTCTCATCGCCAATCTTTTCGTCATGCGTTCCCTTGTGAACATCAAGGTTTGA
- a CDS encoding type II secretion system F family protein has translation MQQIFTSILGDQLGPFGPLILIGTLGAVLILIALPTLLKKKNDPMDRLRAQSEAAKPNGGKKAAKLRTDNSKGASLAKYSAFLEPQNEEEYSAAQLKMIQAGYRSKNAVRIFHFSQFALGLGALAFGVLYAMLKSTQQDMTPKSLILTVLLPACVGYMAPKYWVTRRIEARKEEIINGFPDALDLMLVCVEAGQSLDQSIIRVAREIRSGFPALADEFEIVSYEIKAGKDKGVVLKDMAERCGVADVASFVTVLIQSQQFGTSIADALRIYAGEMRDKRVMRAEETANKLPTKMTLATMMLTVPPLLIILIGPSVYDIYTLLNETKF, from the coding sequence ATGCAACAGATTTTCACATCCATCCTCGGCGATCAACTTGGCCCTTTCGGCCCTTTGATCCTGATCGGCACGTTAGGCGCCGTCCTGATTTTGATCGCCCTGCCAACGCTTTTGAAGAAAAAGAACGACCCGATGGATCGCCTGCGCGCGCAATCGGAGGCGGCCAAACCCAATGGTGGCAAAAAGGCCGCAAAGCTGCGCACCGACAACAGCAAAGGCGCTTCTCTGGCCAAATACTCCGCCTTTCTTGAGCCGCAAAACGAGGAAGAATATTCCGCCGCCCAACTGAAGATGATCCAGGCGGGCTACCGCTCCAAAAACGCTGTGCGCATTTTTCACTTCTCGCAATTTGCTCTTGGTCTGGGTGCTTTGGCCTTTGGTGTGCTTTACGCCATGCTCAAATCCACCCAACAGGACATGACGCCGAAATCCCTGATCCTGACCGTGCTTTTGCCAGCCTGTGTCGGCTATATGGCGCCAAAATATTGGGTCACGCGCCGGATCGAAGCGCGCAAAGAGGAAATCATCAACGGCTTTCCCGACGCGCTTGATTTGATGTTGGTCTGCGTCGAAGCGGGGCAATCACTTGACCAATCCATCATCCGGGTGGCGCGTGAAATCCGCTCTGGCTTCCCTGCTTTGGCCGATGAATTTGAAATCGTGTCCTATGAAATCAAGGCCGGTAAAGACAAAGGAGTGGTGCTCAAAGACATGGCCGAACGCTGTGGCGTGGCCGATGTGGCCTCTTTCGTCACCGTTTTGATCCAGTCGCAACAATTCGGCACCTCGATCGCCGATGCGCTACGAATTTATGCGGGCGAAATGCGCGATAAACGCGTGATGCGCGCCGAAGAGACCGCAAACAAGTTGCCTACCAAGATGACCCTTGCCACAATGATGTTGACCGTGCCGCCGCTGTTGATCATTTTGATCGGCCCGTCGGTCTATGACATCTACACGCTGCTCAACGAGACCAAATTCTGA
- a CDS encoding tetratricopeptide repeat protein, with protein sequence MSHRFSRRPLRPMGAALTLALLAATLSACDTGGLKPLKDAGPYAPVGVNPSEASVDGLLVGHRLMAAGEYELALKAYYRAAAHQGMTVDTLSAIGSAKLRLGRLGQAESDLRKAIKIEDDFVPAWNNLGVVLMETGQYGEAERVFRTAYALDSGQSAEIRDNLRLALAKLENPAYIPEDESDFVLVRRGTGEYLILAR encoded by the coding sequence ATGTCTCACCGCTTTTCGCGTCGCCCTCTTCGTCCAATGGGCGCCGCGCTGACCCTCGCCCTTCTGGCCGCCACGCTGTCTGCTTGTGACACCGGCGGCCTGAAACCTTTGAAAGATGCGGGGCCCTATGCCCCGGTCGGCGTCAACCCCTCTGAGGCGTCGGTTGACGGGCTTTTGGTCGGGCATCGCTTGATGGCGGCGGGCGAATATGAGCTGGCGCTCAAGGCCTATTACCGCGCTGCCGCCCACCAAGGCATGACCGTCGACACACTCTCCGCCATCGGCTCCGCCAAGCTGCGACTGGGACGTTTGGGACAAGCCGAAAGCGATCTGCGCAAAGCCATCAAGATCGAAGATGACTTTGTGCCCGCCTGGAACAACCTTGGCGTCGTGTTGATGGAGACCGGCCAATATGGCGAAGCCGAGCGGGTGTTTCGCACCGCCTATGCGCTCGACAGTGGCCAATCTGCCGAAATTCGCGATAATTTGCGCTTGGCGCTCGCAAAATTGGAAAATCCTGCGTATATTCCTGAGGATGAGAGCGATTTCGTCTTGGTGCGACGTGGGACAGGAGAGTATCTTATCCTTGCGCGCTGA
- a CDS encoding tetratricopeptide repeat protein yields the protein MTSLSSRKICVITFAVASTLALSACQKPFGGDVRRADTSVNAIDGTGLSDIMLNAADPNEAVSYFMRASNENPDRIDLQRGLAMSFVRAGQNDAAVKAWKAVLNHEDATLDDRVDYADALIRTGDWKGAETQLDSVPPTHETYKRYRLEAMVADSNQEWKNADSFYQTAVGLTTKPSGVLNNWGYSKLTRGDYKEAEKLFAQAITYDPSLFTAKNNLILARGAQGKYDLPVMEATQVERAQLLYTLGLAAVKAGDVTIGKGLIKEAIDTHPQHFEAAVRSLRALESNVSNL from the coding sequence ATGACCAGTCTTTCCAGTCGCAAAATTTGCGTGATCACATTCGCTGTTGCGAGCACGCTGGCCCTTTCGGCCTGTCAAAAACCCTTTGGCGGCGATGTGCGGCGCGCCGACACCTCAGTCAACGCAATCGACGGCACCGGACTGTCTGACATCATGCTAAATGCGGCCGACCCGAATGAGGCCGTGTCCTATTTCATGCGTGCCTCAAACGAAAATCCAGACCGGATTGATCTTCAGCGCGGCTTGGCCATGTCTTTTGTCCGCGCAGGTCAAAACGACGCTGCCGTCAAGGCCTGGAAAGCTGTGCTCAACCATGAAGACGCCACCTTGGATGACCGCGTGGATTATGCCGATGCGCTGATCCGCACCGGGGATTGGAAAGGCGCCGAAACACAGCTTGATAGCGTGCCGCCGACCCATGAAACCTACAAACGCTACCGCCTCGAAGCGATGGTGGCCGACAGCAACCAGGAATGGAAAAACGCCGACAGTTTCTATCAGACCGCCGTTGGCCTGACCACAAAACCCTCTGGCGTTTTGAACAACTGGGGTTATTCGAAACTGACCCGTGGTGATTACAAAGAGGCCGAAAAACTCTTTGCGCAGGCGATCACCTATGATCCTTCGCTGTTCACCGCCAAAAACAACCTGATCCTCGCGCGTGGGGCACAGGGCAAATACGATTTGCCCGTGATGGAGGCCACGCAAGTTGAGCGGGCGCAGTTGCTTTACACCCTCGGTCTTGCGGCCGTGAAAGCGGGCGATGTGACCATCGGCAAAGGCTTGATCAAAGAGGCCATCGACACCCACCCGCAGCATTTCGAAGCTGCGGTGCGCAGCCTGCGCGCCCTCGAATCCAACGTCTCAAACCTCTAA
- a CDS encoding A24 family peptidase, with translation MITLPASAALWFLLPVALVSFIAAFNDLKRMKLPNPVVVALGLIFVAIGPFVLPFEQYLWGFAHAGVMYFVGMLAFAYLGVGAGDGKFAAAMSMFIPLADATLVLSLFAAFLLGAFLAHRTLRAMPVVRRATPDWVSWQHKKFPMGLALAGTMICYLALAGFR, from the coding sequence ATGATCACCCTGCCCGCCTCGGCTGCGCTTTGGTTTTTGCTGCCGGTCGCCCTTGTGTCTTTCATCGCCGCTTTCAATGATTTGAAGCGGATGAAATTGCCCAACCCTGTGGTTGTGGCTTTGGGCCTGATTTTTGTCGCTATCGGCCCCTTTGTTTTGCCGTTTGAACAGTATCTTTGGGGCTTCGCTCATGCAGGCGTGATGTATTTCGTTGGCATGTTGGCCTTTGCCTATCTCGGCGTTGGCGCAGGCGACGGTAAATTTGCCGCCGCCATGTCGATGTTCATCCCGCTCGCGGATGCCACGTTGGTTCTGTCGCTGTTTGCGGCATTCCTGTTGGGCGCGTTTTTGGCCCATCGGACCTTGCGCGCGATGCCCGTTGTACGCCGCGCCACCCCGGATTGGGTGTCGTGGCAACACAAGAAATTCCCGATGGGATTGGCGCTTGCGGGCACGATGATCTGCTATCTGGCACTTGCGGGCTTTCGCTAA